From Lujinxingia vulgaris:
CTGGGGGAGCTTTCTGGGCTTCGAGATCGACGGGATGCAGTTCAACATCCGCTCCGTCGGCGTCATACTCGCCGGATACCTGGGTGGCGTGTGGGTGGGGCTTGCGGTGGGCGCGGCCGCCGGGGTTTTTTATGCGATGGAGGTCCCGTCGCATTTTTTCGGGCTGGTCTTTGCCGCAAGCCTGCTCGAAGGCGCGCTGGCCGGCCTCTGGAGCCGCCGCTTCGGCACGGCGATGGCCTCGGTGGCCCTTGGCGCCATCGCCATTCAGGCGGTGCACCACGCCGGCCTGGGTGCCATCTTGAGCTGGGTCGACACCGCCACGGCCACCTTCCACGTTGAGCGCATCCCCTTACATAGCGCCAAGATCGCGGCCAACGCCGTGGGTATTTTGCTCTTTATGGGCATGCTCAGCCTTGTGCGCGAGCTGGAGCACGCGCGCCGCGACGCCACCACCTCCCGCGCCATCGCCCGCGACGCGCGTCTGGAGGCGTTGCAGTACCAGCTCAAGCCGCATTTTTTGTTCAACCTGCTCAACACCCTCTCCTACCTCATCCGCACCGACGCGCCGCGCGCCCGCGAACTCACCCTCGATCTGGCCGAGTTCCTGCGCTACACGCTGGCCAACGACGCCGATCAGACCACCCTCGATGAGGAGCTTGAGCAACTTCGGCGCTACGTCGATCTGGAGCGCGCCCGATTTGGCGAGGGCCTGCACTTTGAGATCGATGAGGGCAACGCCCTGGAGGTGCTCGATGAGGTGCGCGTGCCGCCGCTGATCGTGCAGCCCCTTGTCGAAAACGCTTTTCGCCACGCCGCACGCCAGGGCCGCGTCCACGTGCGCGTGGAGCTTGAGGCCGACCCCACCCACCTGCATATCCGCGTGCTCGACGACGGGCACTCGCCGCCGGCCTCCCCCTGGCGCCCCACTCCGGCTGAGCACACACGCGCCTCCCGCCGCGGCGTCGGACTGACCAACGTCTTTGAGCGCCTCTCCCGCTTTTATAACGGGCTTGCTTCCCTTAGCCTGCAGCGCCGCGACGACGCCGAAGGCACCGTCGCCACCATCACCATCCCCCGCGACGCCGCCCCTCCCCGCAAGGGCCTGGGCGACCACGTCCGCAAGAAGCTGCGCGAAGTCATCGAGTCTTAAACCAAATCTTTTGTTCACCTCCTCCCCCCTTGCCTATGCGCGCCCTGGTCATCGACGACGAGCTCCCCGCCCGCGAAGAGCTGCTCTGGCTTTTAGAGCAATGCCCGCAGATCTCGGCTGCCGCCCAGGCCGAGAGCGCAAAAGCCGCGCTGGCGCGCCTGGAGGCCGGCCCCCCGGTCGACGTGGTCTTCCTCGACATCGACATGCCTGGCTTAAACGGCGTGCGCCTGGCCCAACTCTGGCGCGACCGGCTGGGCGACGACGCCCCGGTCTTTATCTTCGTCACCGCTTACGACGCCCACGCCGTCGACGCCTTCGCCCTCGACGCGGCCGATTACCTGCTCAAACCGGTGCGGCTCTCGCGCTTGCAACAGGCCATCGAGCGCGCCGAGCGCCGCTTACATCAAGGCGCTCAGGCCTCTGCCTCCGAGGCCAGTGAGACTCCCCCTTCCCCCACTGCCCCCGCATCTTCCCCCGCTTCCACACCGCTGACTCGCATCTCGGTGGAAGAACACGGCAGCTACCGGGTTATCCCTGTCGACGACATCATCTGGATCGAAGCCGACGAAGGCTTCGCCACCGTACACACCGCCACAGGCGGCTACCTGACCGATTTCAGCCTGAAGTTTCTGGAAGAAAACCTGCCCGCAGACCACTTTTTTCGCTCGCACCGCAGCTTCATCGTGCGCCTGAGCGCCATCTCGGTTATTGCCCCCACCGGAGCCGGGACTTACCGTCTGCTTCTGAGCGACGGAACCACCGGCGTGCCGCTGGCCCGAAGCCGCGCCCCCGAGCTCAAAGCCCGCATCCCCTGGTCTGCCAATGCGATTGAGGAGTAAGAGTGTCTACCACCGAACCCATCTCGACTGACGACGCCGCCATCAAAAAAATCGACGGAGGCGACGGCCGCTTCTTCGACGCCATCGCCGAGCGCTACGACCTGCTCAACCGCATCATCTCGCTCGGCCAGGACGGCTACTGGCGCAACAAGGCCGTCAAAG
This genomic window contains:
- a CDS encoding sensor histidine kinase; its protein translation is MEALHLVLNLLEKVSVLVALALTLMLLRPAEVWLSQRGAEASVRRRLLLVLLLSGLAIWGSFLGFEIDGMQFNIRSVGVILAGYLGGVWVGLAVGAAAGVFYAMEVPSHFFGLVFAASLLEGALAGLWSRRFGTAMASVALGAIAIQAVHHAGLGAILSWVDTATATFHVERIPLHSAKIAANAVGILLFMGMLSLVRELEHARRDATTSRAIARDARLEALQYQLKPHFLFNLLNTLSYLIRTDAPRARELTLDLAEFLRYTLANDADQTTLDEELEQLRRYVDLERARFGEGLHFEIDEGNALEVLDEVRVPPLIVQPLVENAFRHAARQGRVHVRVELEADPTHLHIRVLDDGHSPPASPWRPTPAEHTRASRRGVGLTNVFERLSRFYNGLASLSLQRRDDAEGTVATITIPRDAAPPRKGLGDHVRKKLREVIES
- a CDS encoding LytR/AlgR family response regulator transcription factor; the encoded protein is MRALVIDDELPAREELLWLLEQCPQISAAAQAESAKAALARLEAGPPVDVVFLDIDMPGLNGVRLAQLWRDRLGDDAPVFIFVTAYDAHAVDAFALDAADYLLKPVRLSRLQQAIERAERRLHQGAQASASEASETPPSPTAPASSPASTPLTRISVEEHGSYRVIPVDDIIWIEADEGFATVHTATGGYLTDFSLKFLEENLPADHFFRSHRSFIVRLSAISVIAPTGAGTYRLLLSDGTTGVPLARSRAPELKARIPWSANAIEE